The following are encoded together in the Thermoflexus sp. genome:
- a CDS encoding M23 family metallopeptidase, protein MSAPSWKPSSRTGLNHPPSPAHPQDELLVDLYRFPLSIDHPADWQITPRDDGADRYGGVVIFSPMHGTTHPIQVVVGLYTVERDPNQNMSDWTTMYQQISSPFSEHEIQIIEKSSLIVSNKPAITVYGLSPMTSFRFVNIPHGRTVWFIWTNGYESLGEIYWRMIRSFKLSERTPYTLAEAFGSSFHPLSRPSKETSRSINITGVIPAPAGWRVPTSAGPTYTVNCGSPYHTGPAAYATDISMSVGTGVYAAQRGWVDFAGWDNTGYGNLIKISTDFIYSRVYTSYYAHLQSFVVSPGQEVAISQLIAYSGNTGNSTGPHLHFHTQSGSDAVDLRDLYVFNENSLYPNGVGVCGYMYR, encoded by the coding sequence ATGAGCGCACCCTCCTGGAAGCCATCGAGCCGGACTGGATTGAATCACCCGCCATCCCCAGCCCACCCGCAGGATGAACTCCTGGTCGACCTATACCGATTTCCGCTTTCGATCGATCATCCAGCCGATTGGCAGATCACACCACGTGACGATGGTGCGGATCGCTATGGTGGAGTGGTGATCTTCAGCCCAATGCACGGAACCACTCATCCAATCCAGGTAGTTGTTGGATTATATACGGTAGAACGAGATCCAAATCAGAACATGTCAGATTGGACAACCATGTATCAACAAATAAGCAGCCCGTTTTCTGAACATGAGATTCAAATCATTGAAAAAAGCAGTTTAATTGTTTCTAATAAACCAGCGATTACAGTTTATGGCCTCTCTCCAATGACTTCCTTTCGATTTGTAAATATTCCGCATGGGCGAACTGTTTGGTTCATCTGGACAAACGGATACGAATCTTTAGGCGAGATATATTGGCGCATGATTCGCTCGTTCAAACTATCCGAGCGCACTCCCTATACTTTGGCAGAGGCATTCGGGTCATCGTTTCATCCCTTATCGCGGCCTTCCAAAGAGACCTCAAGGTCTATCAATATCACTGGAGTCATTCCGGCACCAGCAGGCTGGCGTGTACCCACCTCTGCTGGTCCAACCTATACGGTAAATTGTGGCTCCCCCTATCATACAGGCCCAGCTGCTTATGCAACCGACATCTCGATGAGCGTGGGCACCGGGGTATACGCTGCTCAGCGTGGCTGGGTGGACTTTGCCGGATGGGATAATACAGGATATGGAAATTTGATTAAAATTAGCACAGATTTTATCTACTCTCGCGTTTACACATCATATTATGCTCATCTTCAGAGCTTTGTTGTGAGCCCTGGACAGGAAGTCGCAATTTCTCAGCTGATCGCCTATTCTGGGAATACAGGGAATTCGACAGGACCACACCTGCATTTCCACACCCAAAGCGGTTCAGATGCGGTTGACTTGCGAGATCTGTACGTGTTCAATGAGAATAGTCTATATCCAAATGGCGTTGGGGTTTGTGGTTATATGTATCGATGA
- a CDS encoding response regulator transcription factor, which yields MIGLVDPDPLHQMAWRSWFAAWGFPLAWIASTAADARRALHGHPVAFLLIRFDLPDESGARLLHSIRPALPDLRALLLVHTAHPAVEALAYRAGALGCLGWESSCDPLFPALSHALEGRPLWTLETVYRVEDWWRTWGAPWAALSPRQRQIAWAAAHGLSDKEIARWLRCSKETVRTHLSRALERLGRADRVDLARWLVRGGLRDPRCAALLDLEPMPDERTLLEAIEPDWIESPAIPSPPAG from the coding sequence ATGATCGGTCTGGTGGATCCGGATCCCCTCCATCAGATGGCGTGGCGGTCGTGGTTCGCCGCCTGGGGCTTCCCCCTCGCCTGGATCGCCTCTACCGCCGCCGATGCCCGGCGCGCCCTGCACGGCCATCCCGTCGCTTTCCTGCTGATCCGCTTCGACCTCCCCGACGAGAGCGGCGCCCGCCTCCTCCATTCGATCCGGCCTGCCCTTCCGGACCTCCGCGCTCTCCTTCTCGTCCACACCGCTCACCCTGCCGTTGAAGCCCTGGCATACCGCGCCGGGGCGCTCGGCTGCCTGGGCTGGGAATCGTCCTGCGATCCGCTGTTCCCCGCCCTTTCCCACGCCCTGGAGGGCCGCCCCCTCTGGACGCTGGAGACTGTCTACCGTGTTGAAGACTGGTGGCGCACATGGGGAGCTCCCTGGGCCGCTCTCAGCCCACGTCAGCGCCAGATCGCCTGGGCGGCCGCCCACGGGTTGAGCGACAAGGAAATCGCTCGCTGGCTAAGATGCTCCAAGGAAACCGTGCGCACCCACCTGAGCCGGGCCCTTGAGCGCTTGGGGCGAGCCGACCGGGTGGATCTGGCCCGCTGGCTGGTCCGGGGCGGTCTGCGGGACCCGCGCTGCGCCGCCCTGCTGGATCTGGAGCCAATGCCCGATGAGCGCACCCTCCTGGAAGCCATCGAGCCGGACTGGATTGAATCACCCGCCATCCCCAGCCCACCCGCAGGATGA